In Deinococcus maricopensis DSM 21211, the sequence CCATGAAACCGTGACCCGACGCCTCCTGCCCGCAGCGCTGCTGGCCGTGGCCGCCAGCAGCGCCACCGCGCAAACCGCGCCGCCCTTCCTGCCCCGCGACTACTTCCAGCGCTACGCGAACGAATTCCCCGAACCGGTCTACACCGGCGGCCTCGGCCTGCGCCGTATCCCCGTCCCGTTCCCCATTGACCTACGCCTCACCTACGTCCGGCACCCGCTCTACACCGAATTCGGCGCTGAAACCCGCTACCGCGACACCACCTTCGCGCTCGGGCGTTTCCGCAACGACGCGCGCGGAGCGACCCTCGGGGCCTTCCGCGTCGAACTGACGCACGACCCTTCCAACGGCTTGCAGTTCGGAGGATTCGTTCGTGACAGCGGTCAGATCTGCACGAACGACGCGGGAACCAGCATTGACCCCGCCGACCCCATCAACAACGTGTGCCGACGCTATGTTTCCACAGACAATTACGGGAAGTTCAGTGTCGGCTACGCGAAGGTCTACGGTCCATTCCGGCTGCTCGGTGAGGGTGGCTACGCCTTTCAGGGCGCAGCCAGCACGCCTTATGCCCGGGCTGAAGCCTTCGCTGGAGTCGCCGCCGATAAAGGTCAGTTTGCCTACAACACGTATGCGGTGACCCGCATCTTCGCCGGTACGAACGGCAAGGCGCAGCTCAGCGCAGACGCGTACCTGAGTGGAACGATCCGCCCGGAGCCGAACTTCAGCGTGACCCTCAGTCACTTCGAGCGGCAGGTCGCGGGCGACGCACCCATCGGCTTCTTCAATCTCGGCAATTACCGCCGCACGAATCTCGACACGACCCTCACGCTGGACGCCACGGCCGGCCCCCTGACCCTCCGGAACGTGCAGTACCACGCGGAGCGCGTCTGGTACGAGAAGCGTTTCAGCCGGAACGAGTTGAGTGCGGCCTTCAAAGTAGACCTCAACGCGGCGTACCTGAACGTCGTTCCGCGGTATGACTTCAGCCTGCATACGGCCGGCGTGCGCACCGACGTCCTTCTGCGTACACCCACGGGGGCGTTCGGCCCGACCATTGATTACGCTCGCACGCCCGCCGCGAACAACACTGTGACGACGGCGTGGCGGTTCGGGATTACCTTCGGGCCCAGGTGACGGGGCTGTCAGAATCCTGAAAGGGGTGTCCTTCTACCCTGGAGGCAGACGAGGTTCCTCCCCCCACCCCGTCCCTGGTCGAAGAACCCACCCCCGAGCTGCGCGCCGTGCGGGTGGGTTCTTCGTGATGGTGGGGAGGGCCGCCAGAAATCCGGGCGACGTCCGGCCTGCCCGGTCAGGGCTGAGTGCTGGGCGTGAACGTGCCCCGGACTTTATCCCACTGGAAATAGGCCAGGGAAATCAGCTGATCCCGGTAGGCGGGAGCCACCGCCTGGTTCAGGACCGCCACGGTCAGGCTGGTGCCCTTGCGGGGCAGGACGCCCATCAATTCGAAGTCCCCCGGGGCGCTCAGGCGTGGGCGGGCGTCGCGTGCGCGCTCAATGAATGCGCGCATGACGTTCGGTGGGAGTAGTTCCTCGGCTTTCACGCGCGAGTACAGGGAACTGCAGACTTCGGAGATCACGCCGGTGTCCCGGCGGTTGGAGGGACGTAGGGTGCGCCCATCATGGAAAGCGAATTCCACGACGGGGGTGCACGGCCAGTCACCGCAGGTCGGGGAGCGCGGGAGGATGCTGCTGACGCCAATGAGTGCCTTCCCGTTGGTGGTCCGCCAGATGGCCATCTCGGAGAAGTCGCCCGTGCGGTCCGCGCCGTAGCGCAGGTAATCGTTTTGCGTGTCGAAGACGGTGGGTTTGCTGTTCTGCGTGACGTATCCGTAAAGGATGCGGAAGTTGCCGAGTCGATCACTTTCGTTCGGGGTGCGCGCGACGGCGTTCAGGTAGGCCTGCGTGCTGAGGCGCGCCGCTTGGGCGGGACAGATCAGCAACAGGGTCAGGAGCGTCCAGGGAAGATGCCGGCGGAACTTCAGCATGGCCGGAACGTAGCGCGCCAGCGATCAACGGGGAGGCGAATGTCAGCGGCAAGCGTACCCCAGGCACGGTCAGGGCTGCGGGCGCCCTCTACACTGATCTGATGCAGTCACTCCTTGACCTTCACCCTGATCAGTACCCCCTGGACGGTTACCGCCGCAAGCAACTGCTGCAGTGGGTGTTCGAGAAGGGCGCAGGCCGCTTTGAGGACATGACGAACCTGCCCGCGAACGTCCGCGCTGAACTTGCCGCGTCGTACAGCCTCGACCCGTTCCTGCATACGGAAACGGCCCGCAGCCGCGACGGCAGCGTCAAGTACCTGTTCACCCTGCACGACGGCAAGCAGATGGAAGCCGTGTACATGCCGTACCTGGACCGCAAGACCGTGTGCGTGTCCACCATGGTCGGCTGCCCCGCGAAGTGCGCGTTCTGTGCGACGGGCGCAATGGGGTTCGGGCGCAACCTGACGGCCGGCGAGATCGTCGGGCAGGTCCTGGCCGTCGCGCGCGGCGAGGGCCTCCCCCCGCGCGACATTCGCAGCCTCGTGTTTATGGGGATGGGGGAGGGGCTCCTGAACTACGACAACGTGATGCTCGCCTCCCGCATCCTGCTGCACCCGCTCGCGTTCGACATGAGCAAGCGTCGCGTGACCCTCAGCACGGTGGGTCTGCCCAAAGGCATCCGTAAGCTCGCGCGTGAAGACGACCTCGGCATCCGTCTGGCCATCAGTCTGCACGCGCCCGACGAGGAGACCCGTCAGCGCATCATTCCGACCGGGCACCGCAACAGCATCGCGGACATCATGGACGCTGCCCGCGAATACCAGGACGTTACGGGTCGCCGCATCACCTTCGAGTACAGCATGCTGCGCGGCGTGAATGACCACCTGTGGCAGGCGGAGGAACTCGCGGGCCTGTTGCGCGGTCTGGTGGCGCACGTGAACCTGATTCCCATGAACCCCTGGGAGGGCAGCGGGTTCGAGGAGAGCACCGAGGCGCAGATTCAGGCGTTCTACGACGTCCTGTCCGCGCGTGGTGTGGAGGTCAGCGTGCGCCGCTCGCGTGGGCGCGACGCGGGGGCTGCGTGTGGTCAGCTGGCGCTCAAGCGGCCCCCACAGGGGCAATCCCTCATGCAACTCGCCTGAGGCTCATGAGTTGATCAGGCCCGCGCCCTCGCACTGGGCGCGGATTTTTTCGCTGTTTTCCCCCAGGGTCCCCATGCTAAAGTGAGCGGTACTTACCCCGAGGAGGAACAGGTGGCTCACAGCGTTCCCACAATCCTGCTGACAGCGTGCCTCACCCTAGGTGTCGCATCCGCCCAGGCAACCCCTACATCCACTCCGCCGGCGCCCACTGCGCCGAGCGTCACCAGCACGGCTGACCTCAGCGCCGCGCAGCGCGCCCTGCAGGAAGGCCGCTACCGCGACGCCCAAACGGCGTTCGAGGCGCTCATCGCCCGCGACTACAACAACGCCGAGGCGCACTTCGGCCTGGGCCTCACCCTGTACGCGCTCGGCGACCTCACAGGCGCGCGCTTCGAGTTCACGCAACTCACGGCGCTCGCCCCGGACCGCTTCGAGGGCTTCTACAACCTCGGCGTTCTCGCAGCCCGCCAGGGTCAGTACGATGAGGCCCTCGCCAACTACCAGAAGGCCCTCACCCTCGCGCAGGGCAAAGCCAGCCCGACCAGCGTCCGCCAAGTTCTGGACGCCCTCGCCGGCGAGCAGACCCGCCGCGGCGACTACCCCGGCCTGATCACCACCCTCACCGCCACCCTCGCGCTCGCGCCCAACGACGCCGCGCTGCAACTGCGCCTCGCCGACGCGCAATACCGCGCCGGAAACGGCACGCAGGCCCTGCCGGCCCTGTACGCGCTGCTGCAGGCGAACCCCGCCAACGCGGACGCGGCGCAACTCCTCGCGGACGTCTACACCGCGCAGAACCTCCCGGACCGCGCGATCCGCGAACTCGACAAGGCCGTCGCCGCCACGCCCAACGGCACCGTGCAGGCCCGCCTGCTCCTGCGCAAAGCCGACCTGCTCGCCCGCCAGAACCGCACCCGCGACGCCGTCCTCGCCGTGCAGGACGCCGTCAAGGCCGACAGCCGCAACGCCGCCGCGCAGGCCCGCCTGGGCGAACTGCTCCTCGCGCGCAACGACCGCACCGGCGCCCGCACCGCGTACCAGAACGCCGCGCGCCTCGACCCGCAGAACGCCAGCTACCGCGCCAGCCTCGCGCTCGTCGAACTGAACCTCGCGCAGTACGACGCGGCCCGCCGCGACGCCCAGCTCGCCGTGCAGGCGGCCCCGGACCAGCTCACGCTCGCCCGCGCGCAATTCGTGCTCGGCGTGGCCGCGTACCGCCAGGGGCAGTACGCTCAGGCGCGCAGCGCCCTGCAATCCAGCGCCCTGAAAGTCCCGGACGCCGAAACGAACCTCTGGCTCGGTCTCGCCAGCTACGCCCTCAAGGACTACGCTGGCGCCATCACCGCCCTCGAGGCGAGCGCCAAGGTCAACCCCAGCGTCAATGCCCGCCAGAACCTCGGCGCGGCCCTGCTCGCCGCCGGACGTTACCAGGAGGCCGAAGCGACCCTGCGCGGCGTCGTCACCGACGCGCCCAAAACCGCCATC encodes:
- a CDS encoding tetratricopeptide repeat protein translates to MAHSVPTILLTACLTLGVASAQATPTSTPPAPTAPSVTSTADLSAAQRALQEGRYRDAQTAFEALIARDYNNAEAHFGLGLTLYALGDLTGARFEFTQLTALAPDRFEGFYNLGVLAARQGQYDEALANYQKALTLAQGKASPTSVRQVLDALAGEQTRRGDYPGLITTLTATLALAPNDAALQLRLADAQYRAGNGTQALPALYALLQANPANADAAQLLADVYTAQNLPDRAIRELDKAVAATPNGTVQARLLLRKADLLARQNRTRDAVLAVQDAVKADSRNAAAQARLGELLLARNDRTGARTAYQNAARLDPQNASYRASLALVELNLAQYDAARRDAQLAVQAAPDQLTLARAQFVLGVAAYRQGQYAQARSALQSSALKVPDAETNLWLGLASYALKDYAGAITALEASAKVNPSVNARQNLGAALLAAGRYQEAEATLRGVVTDAPKTAIAWYQLGWTLRNLDREAEARTAFRTALNLGYTQARGALR
- the rlmN gene encoding 23S rRNA (adenine(2503)-C(2))-methyltransferase RlmN, producing the protein MQSLLDLHPDQYPLDGYRRKQLLQWVFEKGAGRFEDMTNLPANVRAELAASYSLDPFLHTETARSRDGSVKYLFTLHDGKQMEAVYMPYLDRKTVCVSTMVGCPAKCAFCATGAMGFGRNLTAGEIVGQVLAVARGEGLPPRDIRSLVFMGMGEGLLNYDNVMLASRILLHPLAFDMSKRRVTLSTVGLPKGIRKLAREDDLGIRLAISLHAPDEETRQRIIPTGHRNSIADIMDAAREYQDVTGRRITFEYSMLRGVNDHLWQAEELAGLLRGLVAHVNLIPMNPWEGSGFEESTEAQIQAFYDVLSARGVEVSVRRSRGRDAGAACGQLALKRPPQGQSLMQLA